The genomic window TCGTGTGGTCGAAGGACGACTTCCGCGCGTTCCTCCGCTCGGACGTGAAGATCCGCGCGGCAGCTGACCAGACCACCGACGACAACGACGACGGTACCGGCGGTACGGTCGATACGAGTGACACGGACGAGATTGTGGACTTCGCAGAGAGCGTGGACGACACGGTCTCTGACGCGCTGAACTACGGAGTCCCGAACGACCGGTCGGCAGCGGACTCGTTCATAGCGTGGGCGCTCGGTCCGTGGTTGAACTTCGACACGGACGCGGTCGAGTCCGAACTCGATGACCATGGAACAAGCAAGTGGCAGGACCGCGGAGACAGTTACAAGAGGTCCGTGCTGACTGGCGTCGATGCCCGGGAAGACAAGATGAACACTGACGGCTATGACGGTGACGTGCCGCACTGGGCGGTCGTCAAGTACGCGGTCGAGACAGGGATCGTTGACGAGGACGACCTGGTTGAGAAGAATAGCGACGACAGGGCCGGGTCGTACGACGCGCTCCCATCGAAACTGCACTACGAAGCGACGCTGGAAGCGATTGAAGAACTCGGCGTTAACCACGGGTGGGAGTGGGACGAAGAGCGTGCCGACACGGACCGCGAGTATTACGCCGTCGTGGAAGAGTACGCACCGGACGGTACGGACGTGTTCGTTGACGACGCGGCGTTCCTAGTCGCGTGCATCCTTGCCCGGGAGGATGACGCGGTGTCGGGCGATGCTGACGTGCCGAACCGCGCGCTCACTCCGATTGTCGGTCCGGTGGACGAGGCCAGCGACGACACTGTGGAACTCGGGCGAGAAGTGTTCCACGAGTTAACCGAGTCTGAGGCGCGTGAACGCTTCTACAGTGCCGGGAATTCCGGAGGTGAGACCGCATGACCGACTCGTCAACAGCGTGGGTCATGGCCAACTGGCCACGAATCAGCGGGCTCCCCGCTCCGGATTCTGACGAGTGGATGCTTCGGGATACGCCGCTCACTCGGTCAACGCTCGAATGCCTCAAGAGTAATTCGCTGGTTGAACTCGTGGAACGGGACCAATCGCGGCCGGCGACGCGGACAGCGCGCTCGACGCAACAGGCAACGTACCGCACGAAGCATTATGATAGCGTGTTCGACAAGATAGACGAGTTTACCGACCTGTCCCGAGAAACCGCTGAAACGTTCGCTGTGCGCCCGTCAGCGGACGTGTACATCGTGGAACTGTTCGCCTGGCTGGGTGCGACGGTTGCTGACGATATCCAGCGAGTTGAGGACGAGTACGACCTGGACGTGCAACTGGTGGGAGTCGGTATCGAAGACCCGGGAGAGTACCCGGGCGAGTTCATCGAAGTGGATACGGAGACGCTGAGTGACGCGTCGTCGCCGGTGCTCCGCGCGGTCCCAGACGTGCCGGACGTGTTGGTGATGCACTCGCGGATCACATACGGTGACGTTCGTTCGGCGGTACTTGACCGAACGGACCCGAGCGAGCACCTCGTGAATCCGGACGACGGGATGCTTGAACCGGTGATCCGGAATCTCCTCGTGGACGAAGAGGTCACATTCGACGCAGACGGGAAAGATGGGTGCAGGCAAGCGACGCTAGAAGAGCTATTCTGACGCTTCCCGAACCAGGGGTTTATGTTTACTTCCACCCCGGTAGCTCGGATTGTAATCGCATGACGGCCCGGACGTCCACTATGAGTCATAGTGAACTCTCCCCCTCCGGAACCGCTAGCGACTGCCGGGACCCGGAGCTATAATGCGATTTTGCCCGACTCCCAAAAGGCTGTGAGGTATGATGGGCCGGCGCGAATTCGAATCGCGGTTACGGCCACCCGAAGGCCGAAGGATACCAAGCTACCCCACCGGCCCGCATTCGGAAGGTGCGCGTCCGGCGGTTTAACGCTTGCGAAAGGGATCATTTGACCGTCGGAGGCGAGTCGATTTCTCGAGCGAGCGCCCGGGAATTGACCTCAAAACCGGTCGTAGCCGTCCGTGTCCAGAAAGTGGTGTGCGACGGTGATCGCCTGATCCGCGTGCAGCAGTTCGGGGCCGAGCCGGAGCCGCTGATCGGCGTAGTCCTCGAGCAACGCCGCTTCCGCGTCGGTGAAGTCGTGATGGTCGGAGAGTACGAAGATCCCGTTCTCGAGCGCGTCCGCGCCCACGTCGACGACCGCCTCGCCGTCCTCGTGAAGTTGGACGATCGGGCCGTCGTCGGCGATTTCCTCGAGCGTGCCCTCGAAGCCGCGCCGGTACAGTTCGATGCCGGGGCTGGGTTCGGCGGGCAGCGCGCCGATGGCCTCGTCGCGGTGCTCGAGGGCCTTGCGGACCAGCGCGGCGGTGCTTCGCTCGTCGGGGTTGAGCCGCTGGAGGTCGCGCCCGTCGAAGGTGATCGTGAGTTCGTCCTGTGCGATCAGATGGACGCGGACGTCCTCGCGGATGCCGTGGGAGGTGACGAAGGCGGCGGTGATCGACCGACAGAGGGCGTCGAGGCGACCGGCACCGCCCGCGAGGTCGTCGAGCGAGAAATCGGGCTCCGTGGGAACGTCATGACCGATGAGTACGAACTGGCGCATACCGGAGGATGGCGGGCCGGCGGGATAGCCGCCACGGTTCGGCGGTCCCGGCGTCATCGCGACGGGCGGTCAGGATCGCGTCTCGAATCGCCGCGCGAGCGGGTCGAAGACGAGTTCGAGACCCGGCATGTCGTCGCGGTACCAGACGATGACGGCGACGGCGAAGAGCCCGAACTGGACCCACTCGTAGGAGCCCAGCGCGTAGTAGTGGAGGAACGCGTCGAGGATGCCGGCGACGGGCTCTTCGGGCGGCTGCTCGAGGACCGGCCAGAGGAGGTAGGCGGCGTGTGCGAACTCCCCCGAGAGGGCTGCCGGCGGGATGTCCGCGAGGAGGTGCGAGCAGTAGCCGACGAGGAAGGCGACGCCGACCGCGCGGTGCTCGAGTCGGTCGGCGACGAGGAAGACCGTCGGGACGAGGAGGGCGACGACGAACAGCGAGTGGGCGAGCGTTCGCCCGCCGGGTAAGATCCCGAAATTCCACGCGAGAGGTTTATCGATCAGGTCCGGCGTCTGCGAGCCGACCGCGAGCGCGATCGCGGGGATCGCGCGCGGCGGCCGACCGAACCGGCGGTGCGCAACGGCGGTGTACAACAGGTAGGCGACGGCGAGGTGTCCCCAGGGCCACATTCCTGCGGCCGTACACCGGAGACGGGCATAGTCGCTTCGACTCGGCATCCCGGACACACTGCATAGGCATGGCCAACCGTTTCCTCCGTCTCCCGTATCCAGTGACTATATGGCGAAATCAGAGTCCTCGCAGTCCGGCGGCAAACAGCAGTTGCTCGCGACCCTCGAGGGGCGCTCCTGCCAACACTGTGCCGACGGCGAACTCGTCCGGGACACGTACAAGGACAACAGAGCGATCGTCTGCGACAGTTGCGGCACGCCGCGAGTACAGGTCTGGTCGTCCCCGCTCGACTGATTTTCCGACGTCTCGAGTGCGGAGCCGACGCAAAAGCGGTCCGCCGTCCAGATTTTATTCGTGTGCAACCCGACCCGTTCTCGCTCGAGACGCGTGGCCGACTCGAGTCAGGGAGAGCCACGTCTCGCGGCGGGAAACGGGGAGCCGACTCTCACTGCGACCGCGACCCCGAGTAGTCGTGGCCGATGACGAGGGCGAGCGCGTGGACCGCGAGCAGTGCGACGAACAGCGAGAGGCGGCTCATCGAGTCGATCCCGGCGACGATGACCGGGAGATACACAATGGGCAGCAGGGTGCCGAGCCAGAAGCCGGCAGCGGTGACTGAACTGCTCAGGTGCATTCTCAGGGCTATCGCATCGATTCGAGGGCGACGAACGAATCGTCGTAGGCCGAGATCCAGGCGGTCCGCAGTTCGTCCTCGCTGGCCTCGTGGGGGAAGATCGCACACTCGTCGGGAGCGTCGTCGTTTTCGACCGTGACGTGATCGAGTTCGGTCGTCGGTTCCTTGCTGTCTGGGGCGTGAAAGTCGGCGTCGGTCATGGGGTATCGGGCGACGGGTACTCGCGCCGACCGATGCTACCGGATTCAATACTATTGTTATCGAGTTGCTAATCCGCCGGAGACGGACGATAGCGTCCGATTCCGTTCCGATTCAGACGATTCAATCGCCCGAAAAAGAACTCGACGAGTCCTGACGTGTACGAGGAAGCTATGGAACGCAGCCGCGAAAACGGCGGTTCGCTCGAGGCCGTAACGACTCGTTTCGAACGGTTCCGGCGCGTCATTCCGACCGCAAACGACCGGTCGAATCCCGGGCGATCGCCTAGATCGACGGCCGGGTTCCGAGCGTGAGGGTTCTGGTGATCTCCCGACCGTCCCGTCGGAGCCCCACCGAGAGCGTCTCACCGGGACTTGTCTCGAGGGCCAGATACGTCGAGAGGGCGTGGCGATCGGGGATCGGCTCGCCGTTTAGCTCGAGGATAACGTCGCCACCGACGGGGATTCGCTCGCCGCGTCGCTGGACGGTTCGCGTCGACGGCCGGAGGACGCCGTCGGCGGCCGAGCCGTCCGCGACGCTGACGACGAGGACGCCGGTCGCCGTCTCGAGGTCGTTGGCATCGGCGACGAGTCGGTCGACGGTCCGCGGTCCGATGCCCACGTAGGAGTGCTCGTACGAGCCGGTCTCGATGAGCGACGGGATGACGCGCTCGGCCACCGCCGCCGAGATCGCGAAGGCGACGTTGTCGCCGCCGCCGGTGTTGACCACCCCGACGACGTTCCCGTCGAGGTCGACGAGCGGGCCGCCGCTGTTACCGGGGTTGACGGCCGCGTCGGTCTGGACGACGTTGGGGAACGGGAACGGCCGATCGTCGACGGAGAGCGTGCGGTCGACGCCGCTGACGATCCCCGTCGTCATCGATCCCTCGAACCCGAAGGGGTTGCCCATCGCGGCTACCTGTTGGCCGACGACGGGCCGTTGCTCGGTCAGGGACAGCGGCGTCGCCGATTCGGGGACGTGATTGACCTCGAGGACGGCCAGATCGCTGTAGTAGTCGCGACCGACGAGTCTGGTGTCGGTCCAGTCGCCGGTGATGTACTGGAGGTCGGCCGCCTCGCCGTTGCTGATGACGTGGTCGTTGGTGACGACGTGGCGGTCGTCGTAGACAAATCCTGACCCCTGACCGCGGCCTTTGGCACCGGAATCCGGGTTCGTGATCCCGAACACGCGGACCTGGGTGACCGATTCGATGACCGAATCGTAGAGGTCGGTAAAGGCTGACCCTGTCGCGAGGTTTTCCTTGTCGATAGTGGATGCGGAGTCGCCCTCGATCGAGTTGTCGGCTTGGGGCTCGGCACAGCCCGCGACGGCACCGGCGAGGCCGGCGCTCGCGGCGGCGAGAAACGAGCGCCGACCCAGTCGGGAATCGTTCATTATCGAGGGATTGGACCGGTCCCATTTGAACCTCCGGACTCACAGCCGGCGCTTTCAAGCAGGGGCGACAGTCGCGGCCGGACCGGCCGTCGCCGCTCTCCCGAAGGGAAAACGTGTTACCCGCGGCTCCCCGTTCTCGAGACATGATCACGGAAGACGCCCGCGCGTTGCTGGCGACCGGAGCCGTCTGTGACTCCTGTCTCGGACGGCCGTTCGCCGAGCGGAGTTTCGGGCTGACCAACGCCGAGCGCGGCCGGGCGCTGCGGACGACGGTCGCGCTGGCTGACGACGAGGACTTCGAATCCACCGACCCCGCGGACTGCTGGGTCTGCGAGGGCTACTGCGGAACCTTCGACGCCGTCGCCGAGACGATCATCGACGCCCTCGAGGGGTGCGAGTTCGCCACCTATCAGGTCGGCACCCGCGTCCCGCCGTTAGTCGAGGAGAACGAACGCCTGCTCCGGGACGACGCCGACCTCGAGCCCGACGCCGGCGAGTCGATGAAACGCGAGATGAACCGCGAGGTCGGCCGGCGCGTCGGCGCGCTGACCGAGACCGAGGTCGACTTCGACCGGCCCGACGTGCTCGCCGTCATCGACCTCGAGGGGTTCGACCCGCTCGAGACCCTCGAGTCGGGCAACGTCACGGGCCACGCGGTCGACGTCCAGATCAACCCCGCGTTCGTCTACGGCCGCTACCGCAAACTCGAGCGCGATATTCCCCAGACGGAGTGGCCCTGTCGGGAGTGTGGCGGCAGCGGTATTCAGTTGGGCGACGACGGCGAGGAGCCCTGTGACTACTGCGGCGGCTCGGGCTACCTGTACGACACGAGCGTCGAACAGGTCGTCCGCCCCCACGTCGTCGCGGCCATGGACGGCGACGAGGGCACCTTCCACGGCGCGGGCCGGGAGGACGTCGACGCCCGCATGCTCGAGGGCGGGCGGCCGTTCGTCCTCGAGGTGAAACGACCCCGCGTTCGAGACCCCGATCCGGCGGCACTCGAGCGGGAGATCAACGCGGCGGCCGACGGCTCCGTCGAGGTCGACGGGCTGCGGCTGGCGACCTACGAGATGGTCGAGCGCGTCAAGGAACACGACGCGAGCAAACACTACCGCGCGGATGTCGAGTTCGCCGAGCCGGTCGACGAGGCCGACTTCAAGGCGGCGCTCGCGGACCTCGAGGGAACGACCGTCGACCAGTACACCCCCGAGCGGGTCGACCATCGGCGGGCGGGCCTGACCCGCGAGCGGACGGTCTACGGCATCGACGGCGATCTGCAATCGCCGACCGAGGCCGAGGTTCGGCTCCACGGCGAAGGCGGCCTCTACGTGAAGGAACTCATCAGCAGCGACGACGGCCGAACCGAGCCGAGTCTGGCCGGCCTGCTCGAGACCGACGCCGAGGTGACCGCGCTGGACGTGACCGGCGTCGAGGGAGAGAGCGAGCCGTTCGAGCGCGAGGAGTACTTCCTCGACGAGCCGCGGGCGGACTCCGGAGACGAGGTCGCGGAGACCGCCGACTGACGACCGGGACGAGTCGCAACGACTTTCCTCGCCGCAACTGACTCCCACGGTATGCCATTCGGCGTCGACGAGGCCGGCAAGGGCCCCGCGCTGGGGTCGATGTTCGCCGCGGCCGTTCACTGCGAGGATTCGGAAGCCCTCCCCGACGGCATCAGGGACTCGAAACGACTCGCTCCCGAGCGACGCGAGGAACTGGCCGCGACGCTACGGACCGACGATCGGATCGCGATCAGCGTCGCCGAGATCACGCCGGCGCGGATCGACGAGCCCGAGACGGACATGAACTCGCTCGCGGTCGCGGCCCACGCCGAGGCCATCGAGGGAGCGGTCGCCGATCTCGAGCGAGACGGTACCGCAAACGAGCCGGTTTCGGGACTCTGTGACGCCTGCGACACCGACGCCGACCGCTTCGCCCGCCGGGTCGCCGACGGCTGCTCGCTCGAAAATCTCGCCGTCGACGCGCGCCACGGTGCCGACGACGACTCGCCCCTCGTCGGTGCGGCGAGCATTATCGCCAAAGTCGAACGCGATTCGCACATGGCCGCCTTCGCGGACGAGTACGGCCCGGTCGGCAGCGGCTATCCGGGCGATTCGACCACCCGCGAGTTCCTCGGGTCCTACGTCGACGACCACCGCGAACTCCCGCCGTTCGCTCGGGAATCGTGGTCGACCTGCGAGGACGCCCTCGCCGAGGCCGAACAGACCGGCCTCGAGCAGTTTTAGCGGCCGATTCGGGACGATGCGTAGCGCTCAAGACGCTCGCCGGCCTCGAGGAAACCAGTGACAGAAGCGTTGGCTGCGGTCTCGGTCGTCGATCCGTTCGCCGCGATGAACGCGATCGGGCTCGTGGCGTTCGCGCTGGTCGGCTCGAGCAAGGCGATCCGCGAGGAGTTCGATCTGTTCGGCGTCGCCGTCGTCGGGCTCGTCACGGCGTTCGCCGGCGGCGCGACGCGAGACGTTCTCGTCAACCGGATTCCGCTGGCGCTCCAGTCGCCGAGCGAGATCGCGCTCGGACTGTTCGGCGTGGCGCTGGCGATCGGGGTGAGCGCCGTTCTCGAGGGGGCGGACGACCACCCGATCACGCTCTGTTCCGACGCCGTGGGACTCGCCGCGTTCACCACGGCCGGGGCCATCGTCGCGACCGACGCCGGCGTCTCGGGCTTCGGCGTCGTCGCGATCGCGACGATCAACGCCGTCGGCGGCGGCGCGTTCGCGGACATCCTGCTCGACCGCTCCCCGTTTATTCTGCTCGAGGACTTCTACGCCAGTTGCACGGTACTCGGCGGGAGCACCTACTGGCTCGTCGTCGTGCTCGGCGGCTCCGGGAGCGTCGCCGCGGCAGTCTGTGCGGCGGTAACGGTCGGGACGCGCATGGTGGCGGTCTCCCGCGGCTGGACGGTCCCGACGGCGAAGGTCCTCCGGACGAGTCCATGACGGTGCTAGGTGGCGCGGGACCAGACCGCGACAGTATTACGTTGAACGGGACCAGACCGCGTAGACGTAGCAGCCGACGCCGAGAAAGACGAGCAGCGAGGAGAGCCCGTCGGCGACCGCCGATGCGGCGAGAACGGCGACGAACTGCAACAGGCCGCCAGCGACGAGCGAGCCCGCGGCCACGAGCAGTGCCGGTCCCGGATCCGTCACTTGCTGGTACAGCAACGCGCCCACGGCGATCGCGATGATACCGAACCCGAACGCCGCGACGGTAAGCGCCAGCGGATCGTTCGTCACCGTCGCGTAGGCCAGCAGGGCGAAGTACCCGAGAATCAGGGCGACGATCGCTCGAGACCGAGCCGTCGACCCGGCAGTTGCGTTCATACCGTTCTCAATCGGGTCCCGGCCCTTAGCCTTCGAGGGTCTCGGCCCACTCGAGGCCCAGCCCCTCGTGGACGACGAACTCGAGGGCGTTGACGAGGTAGTGAGCGACGACGACGACCAGCAGGCTCCCGGTGGCGATGAAGACGGCCGCGAGGACGAACCCGAGGAGGCCGGTGACGACGACCCCGATCGAGCCCTGCATGCCGTGGCCGAGCGCGAACGCGACCGAGGAGACGACCGCGAGCAGCCACGGCGAGAGGCCGAAGCCGGCGGCGGGGGCGCCGATCATCGCCGCCCGGAAGAGGAACTCCTCGAAGACGGCGATGATCGGCAAGACCCCGCCCAAGAGGAGCAGCCAGCCGCCGACCGACTCGGGCGAGAGCAGTTCTCGAAGGTCCTCCTCGTGATCGAACCCGAAACGGGTCGCGGCCGCTGCGGCGAGTTCGTTCGCGAGGTAGAAGACGACTCCGGCGGCTACTCCCCAGAGCAATCCCGTCTCGAGGTACGCGACGGAGAACTCGATGCCGAGTGCCGAGGCCGGAATCGCCGTGTAGACCGCCGCACTGAGCAATACGACCGCGAACAGCCCCTGTGAGAAGGCCACGTTCGCGAGGACCATCCCGGTCGACAGCGAGTCCGGATCGACGCCGCGGTCGGCGGCGGCCGCGTCGCGACCCGTCCTCGAGTCCCGGTGCGGTCCGGTCGGATCGGCGGCGGTCCGGTCCGGTCGGTCGTCGACGGTCTCTGTGGGCCTCGAGGACGGTCCCGGGTTCGACGACTCGTCGACGGCTCGAGTGCCCTCGACCGGATTGTGCGCCGAGGAACTGGTCGAATCCGAGTTCGTCTCGCCGCGTTTGGACTGGTCGAACTCGGCGTTTTCAGTGGGAATGTCGACCGCGATATCGGCGCGGTCGGCGTCGGTGTCGACCGGTGTCTCGGTTCCGGGGTCGGAGTCCTCGCCGGAGTCGGAATCGCCGTCGCTAAACGAGGATTGGGTGAGATGCGATAAAACGAGCAGCAAGACGAGGACGACGCCCGTTATGCCGACGAACGCCGCCCACTGGGGCATTTACTGCGGGCTGGGATTCGAGCCGCCAGCGGAGCTGACGGAGCCTTGGTCGAACGCCGTGCCCGTGATCGACTTGAGGCGGTCGACCAGCGAGTCCTTCTTGGGTTCGCCCATGAGGGCGACGTCGAGGACTTCGCTGATGTTCGAACAGGGGATGATTTCGACCATCTCCTCGTATTCCTCTTCGATCATCACGTCCTGCTCGTTGGCTTTGGGGATGATGATCTTGCTACAGCCGGCCTTGGCGGCGGCCTCGATCTTGTGGGTGACCCCACCGACCGGGAGCACGTCGCCGCGGACCGACAGCGAGCCGGTCATGGCGACCGACTGGTCGACCGGGATGTTCTCGAGCGCGCTGATGACGGCGGTCGCCACCGTGATGGAGGCGGAGTCGCCGTCGACGCCCTGCTGACCGGCCTGGACGAACTGGATGTGGATGTCCTTCTCCGAGAGGTCCACGTCGGAGAACTTCTTGATGATCGCGGAGACGTTCTGGACCGACTCCTCGGCCATCTCCTGAAGCTTCCCGGTGGCGATCACCTGACCGCCGCCCTGTGCGGGGGCGATCTCGGCCATGACGGGGAGCATGATACCCGAGTCCTCGCCCATGACGGCGAGGCCGTTGACACGGCCTTCGACGCCGCCTTCGTTGACCTGCAGTTCGTAGTCCTTGCGCCGTTCGATGTAGTCGTCGGCGAGCTGTTGCTCGATCGAGCGCGAGCGGCGCTTGGCCTGCAGCACGTCGTCGCGAGTGGTGTTCTCGCGGTCCTCGGCGCGGGC from Natrinema versiforme includes these protein-coding regions:
- the trmY gene encoding tRNA (pseudouridine(54)-N(1))-methyltransferase TrmY, with the protein product MRQFVLIGHDVPTEPDFSLDDLAGGAGRLDALCRSITAAFVTSHGIREDVRVHLIAQDELTITFDGRDLQRLNPDERSTAALVRKALEHRDEAIGALPAEPSPGIELYRRGFEGTLEEIADDGPIVQLHEDGEAVVDVGADALENGIFVLSDHHDFTDAEAALLEDYADQRLRLGPELLHADQAITVAHHFLDTDGYDRF
- a CDS encoding metal-dependent hydrolase, giving the protein MWPWGHLAVAYLLYTAVAHRRFGRPPRAIPAIALAVGSQTPDLIDKPLAWNFGILPGGRTLAHSLFVVALLVPTVFLVADRLEHRAVGVAFLVGYCSHLLADIPPAALSGEFAHAAYLLWPVLEQPPEEPVAGILDAFLHYYALGSYEWVQFGLFAVAVIVWYRDDMPGLELVFDPLARRFETRS
- a CDS encoding HVO_A0556 family zinc finger protein, with amino-acid sequence MAKSESSQSGGKQQLLATLEGRSCQHCADGELVRDTYKDNRAIVCDSCGTPRVQVWSSPLD
- a CDS encoding S1C family serine protease; amino-acid sequence: MNDSRLGRRSFLAAASAGLAGAVAGCAEPQADNSIEGDSASTIDKENLATGSAFTDLYDSVIESVTQVRVFGITNPDSGAKGRGQGSGFVYDDRHVVTNDHVISNGEAADLQYITGDWTDTRLVGRDYYSDLAVLEVNHVPESATPLSLTEQRPVVGQQVAAMGNPFGFEGSMTTGIVSGVDRTLSVDDRPFPFPNVVQTDAAVNPGNSGGPLVDLDGNVVGVVNTGGGDNVAFAISAAVAERVIPSLIETGSYEHSYVGIGPRTVDRLVADANDLETATGVLVVSVADGSAADGVLRPSTRTVQRRGERIPVGGDVILELNGEPIPDRHALSTYLALETSPGETLSVGLRRDGREITRTLTLGTRPSI
- a CDS encoding tRNA pseudouridine(54/55) synthase Pus10, whose amino-acid sequence is MITEDARALLATGAVCDSCLGRPFAERSFGLTNAERGRALRTTVALADDEDFESTDPADCWVCEGYCGTFDAVAETIIDALEGCEFATYQVGTRVPPLVEENERLLRDDADLEPDAGESMKREMNREVGRRVGALTETEVDFDRPDVLAVIDLEGFDPLETLESGNVTGHAVDVQINPAFVYGRYRKLERDIPQTEWPCRECGGSGIQLGDDGEEPCDYCGGSGYLYDTSVEQVVRPHVVAAMDGDEGTFHGAGREDVDARMLEGGRPFVLEVKRPRVRDPDPAALEREINAAADGSVEVDGLRLATYEMVERVKEHDASKHYRADVEFAEPVDEADFKAALADLEGTTVDQYTPERVDHRRAGLTRERTVYGIDGDLQSPTEAEVRLHGEGGLYVKELISSDDGRTEPSLAGLLETDAEVTALDVTGVEGESEPFEREEYFLDEPRADSGDEVAETAD
- the rnhB gene encoding ribonuclease HII, which gives rise to MPFGVDEAGKGPALGSMFAAAVHCEDSEALPDGIRDSKRLAPERREELAATLRTDDRIAISVAEITPARIDEPETDMNSLAVAAHAEAIEGAVADLERDGTANEPVSGLCDACDTDADRFARRVADGCSLENLAVDARHGADDDSPLVGAASIIAKVERDSHMAAFADEYGPVGSGYPGDSTTREFLGSYVDDHRELPPFARESWSTCEDALAEAEQTGLEQF
- a CDS encoding trimeric intracellular cation channel family protein — its product is MNAIGLVAFALVGSSKAIREEFDLFGVAVVGLVTAFAGGATRDVLVNRIPLALQSPSEIALGLFGVALAIGVSAVLEGADDHPITLCSDAVGLAAFTTAGAIVATDAGVSGFGVVAIATINAVGGGAFADILLDRSPFILLEDFYASCTVLGGSTYWLVVVLGGSGSVAAAVCAAVTVGTRMVAVSRGWTVPTAKVLRTSP
- a CDS encoding type II CAAX prenyl endopeptidase Rce1 family protein, whose amino-acid sequence is MPQWAAFVGITGVVLVLLLVLSHLTQSSFSDGDSDSGEDSDPGTETPVDTDADRADIAVDIPTENAEFDQSKRGETNSDSTSSSAHNPVEGTRAVDESSNPGPSSRPTETVDDRPDRTAADPTGPHRDSRTGRDAAAADRGVDPDSLSTGMVLANVAFSQGLFAVVLLSAAVYTAIPASALGIEFSVAYLETGLLWGVAAGVVFYLANELAAAAATRFGFDHEEDLRELLSPESVGGWLLLLGGVLPIIAVFEEFLFRAAMIGAPAAGFGLSPWLLAVVSSVAFALGHGMQGSIGVVVTGLLGFVLAAVFIATGSLLVVVVAHYLVNALEFVVHEGLGLEWAETLEG